A stretch of the Longimicrobium terrae genome encodes the following:
- a CDS encoding rod shape-determining protein MreB, with amino-acid sequence MADIAIDLGTANTLIEVKGEGLVVNEPSVVAVDRETRKVRAIGLEAKRMLGRTPEGILAVRPMRDGVIADVDMADLMLRHFLERVLPRGFFRVKPRVVIGVPSGITEMEKRAVRAAVMSAGARSVYLISEPMAAAIGVGLPVTSPRGSMVVNVGGGTSEIGVVALSGIVADASIRVAGYEMDEAIVGYVRKSRNLLIGEATAEGVKIQVGSAYPLEEEREMDVTGRDLVNGIPKTVRVNSIEIRECIAEPVAAIVSAVRRALEVTPPELASDILDAGIVMTGGGAQLRGLGRLLERETGLSIHLDEQPLTCVVRGAARVLEDWDLYQGVLSH; translated from the coding sequence GTGGCGGACATCGCGATCGACCTCGGGACGGCGAACACGCTGATCGAGGTGAAGGGCGAAGGGCTGGTGGTGAACGAGCCGTCCGTGGTGGCGGTGGACCGCGAAACCCGCAAGGTGCGGGCGATCGGGCTGGAGGCCAAGCGCATGCTGGGCCGCACCCCCGAAGGCATTCTGGCCGTACGGCCCATGCGCGACGGCGTGATCGCCGACGTGGACATGGCGGACCTGATGCTGCGCCACTTTCTGGAGCGGGTGCTGCCGCGCGGCTTCTTTCGCGTAAAGCCCCGCGTGGTCATCGGCGTGCCGTCGGGGATCACGGAGATGGAAAAGCGCGCCGTCCGCGCCGCCGTCATGAGCGCCGGCGCGCGGTCCGTGTACCTGATCAGCGAACCCATGGCGGCCGCCATCGGCGTGGGGCTGCCGGTGACGTCGCCGCGCGGGTCCATGGTGGTGAACGTGGGCGGCGGAACCAGCGAGATCGGCGTGGTGGCGCTCAGCGGCATCGTGGCCGACGCGTCCATCCGCGTGGCGGGGTACGAGATGGACGAGGCCATCGTGGGCTACGTGCGCAAGAGCCGCAACCTGCTCATCGGCGAGGCCACGGCGGAGGGGGTGAAGATCCAGGTGGGCTCCGCCTATCCGCTGGAGGAGGAGCGGGAGATGGACGTCACCGGGCGCGACCTGGTGAACGGCATTCCCAAGACGGTGCGCGTGAACTCGATCGAGATCCGCGAGTGCATCGCCGAACCGGTTGCCGCCATCGTGAGCGCCGTCCGCCGCGCGCTGGAGGTGACGCCGCCGGAGCTGGCCTCCGACATCCTGGACGCGGGGATCGTGATGACGGGTGGCGGGGCGCAGCTTCGCGGGCTGGGCCGCCTGCTGGAGCGGGAGACCGGCCTGTCCATCCACCTGGACGAGCAGCCGCTGACCTGCGTGGTGCGGGGCGCGGCGCGCGTGCTGGAAGACTGGGACCTGTACCAGGGCGTTCTTTCGCACTGA
- a CDS encoding DUF2723 domain-containing protein: MSQAAQTDRVSSSRTELSVTPAEYRPPYVWAALAAVALFALYAATLAPSTAFWDTSEYIATAHMLGIPHPPGNPTFVLLARAWELLLSPLGLPVAVRINLFSAAMTAGASFFWFLLVHRILAFMTPHELVRRVGAGAAVLISGTAFTVWNQSNVNEKVYTVTLFTIALISWVAFKWRDHVESHATQKGGRWHDDNAILFVLYVLALSIGNHKMAFLAAPALLVFLLLVKARSLANLRLYLLAPLVVALGLSIQLFLPIRSNLDPVLNEAAPKCESLGTSILTVLSDGNADGDCDALGASLRREQYQKPSVTTRMAPFPRQVANFYQYFDWQWGRSIQGTSGYLPSGRVPLTLLFAGLGIYGAMANFRRDRKSFWYMATLYATLSFGLVFYMNFKHGYMQGMAINEQSTEVRERDYFYLVTFSVWGLWAGIGLTALWLDLVDALGRGRNAVLTAMPVMAIALIPLFTNYKYATRANDYAARDFAFNLLQSVEPYGVLITNGDNDTFPLWYMQEVEGIRRDVTVIVMSYLNTPWYVKQLRDLTRPCARPGQADTDPTRIICQRAFDPSHAPRMYGTPAAPRNSILPLSDQEIDIVASQPGQLAQDSLSYTARGVRFVVPEGQEVYPAHQFLILMMNSAWGDRPIHFATTTNTHMELGLIQQTARTGMSFKLLTPQEAQAPGLTPMPASMDVMQFTGGYMDLARNRTLLERELSFRGLATRPVWADDATRNIPMQYTYTWLALATAERVRGNTAQAEKDELRAEEFQKLARDR, encoded by the coding sequence ATGAGTCAAGCCGCCCAGACCGACCGGGTATCCTCGTCCCGGACGGAGCTTTCGGTGACCCCCGCCGAGTATCGCCCGCCGTACGTGTGGGCCGCCCTCGCCGCGGTGGCGCTGTTCGCCCTGTACGCGGCCACGCTGGCGCCCAGCACCGCCTTCTGGGACACCAGCGAGTACATTGCCACGGCGCACATGCTGGGAATTCCGCATCCGCCGGGAAACCCCACCTTCGTGCTGCTGGCCCGCGCGTGGGAGCTGCTGCTGTCGCCGCTGGGGCTGCCCGTGGCGGTGCGCATCAACCTGTTCTCGGCCGCCATGACGGCGGGCGCGTCGTTCTTCTGGTTCCTGCTGGTGCACCGCATTCTCGCCTTCATGACCCCGCACGAACTGGTGCGGCGGGTGGGCGCGGGCGCGGCGGTGCTGATCTCGGGGACGGCGTTCACGGTGTGGAACCAGAGCAACGTGAACGAAAAGGTGTACACGGTCACCCTGTTCACCATCGCCCTGATCTCGTGGGTCGCCTTCAAGTGGCGCGACCACGTGGAAAGCCACGCCACGCAGAAGGGCGGCCGCTGGCACGACGACAACGCCATCCTGTTCGTGCTGTACGTGCTGGCGCTGTCCATCGGCAACCACAAGATGGCGTTTCTGGCCGCGCCTGCGCTGCTGGTGTTTCTGCTGCTGGTAAAGGCGCGGTCGCTGGCCAACCTGCGGCTGTACCTTCTGGCGCCGCTGGTGGTGGCGCTGGGGCTTTCCATCCAGCTGTTTCTGCCCATCCGCTCCAACCTGGACCCGGTCCTGAACGAGGCCGCGCCCAAGTGCGAAAGCCTGGGGACCTCGATCCTCACGGTGCTTTCGGACGGCAACGCCGACGGCGACTGCGACGCCCTGGGCGCCTCGCTCCGCCGCGAGCAGTACCAGAAGCCGTCGGTCACCACGCGCATGGCGCCGTTCCCCCGGCAGGTCGCCAACTTCTACCAGTACTTCGACTGGCAGTGGGGGCGCTCCATCCAGGGTACCTCCGGCTACCTGCCTTCGGGGCGCGTGCCGCTGACGCTGCTGTTCGCCGGGCTGGGCATCTACGGCGCCATGGCCAACTTCCGGCGCGACCGCAAGAGCTTCTGGTACATGGCCACGCTGTACGCCACGCTGTCGTTCGGGCTTGTGTTCTACATGAACTTCAAGCACGGCTACATGCAGGGCATGGCCATCAACGAGCAGAGCACGGAAGTTCGCGAGCGCGACTACTTCTACCTGGTCACCTTTTCGGTGTGGGGGCTGTGGGCGGGAATCGGGCTTACGGCGCTGTGGCTTGACCTGGTGGACGCGCTGGGCCGCGGGCGCAACGCGGTGCTGACGGCCATGCCGGTGATGGCCATCGCCCTCATTCCGCTGTTCACCAACTACAAGTACGCCACCCGCGCCAACGACTACGCCGCGCGCGACTTCGCGTTCAACCTGCTGCAGTCGGTGGAGCCGTACGGCGTGCTGATCACCAACGGCGACAACGACACCTTCCCCCTGTGGTACATGCAGGAGGTGGAGGGCATCCGGCGCGACGTGACGGTGATCGTGATGTCGTACCTGAACACGCCGTGGTACGTAAAGCAGCTGCGCGACCTTACCCGGCCGTGCGCGCGGCCCGGGCAGGCCGACACCGATCCCACGCGCATCATCTGCCAGCGCGCGTTCGATCCGTCGCACGCGCCCCGGATGTACGGCACGCCGGCGGCGCCCAGGAACAGCATTCTGCCGCTGAGCGACCAGGAGATCGACATCGTGGCCTCGCAGCCGGGGCAGCTGGCGCAGGACAGCCTGTCGTACACGGCGCGGGGCGTGCGCTTCGTGGTGCCGGAGGGGCAGGAGGTGTATCCCGCGCACCAGTTCCTGATTCTGATGATGAACAGCGCGTGGGGCGACCGTCCGATCCACTTCGCGACGACCACCAACACGCACATGGAACTGGGGCTGATTCAGCAGACCGCCCGCACGGGAATGAGCTTCAAGCTGCTGACTCCGCAGGAGGCGCAGGCGCCGGGGCTTACGCCCATGCCGGCCAGCATGGACGTGATGCAGTTCACCGGCGGGTACATGGATCTGGCGCGCAACCGCACGCTGCTGGAGCGCGAACTGTCGTTCCGCGGCCTGGCCACGCGCCCGGTGTGGGCCGACGACGCCACGCGCAACATTCCCATGCAGTACACCTACACCTGGCTGGCGCTGGCCACCGCCGAGCGGGTGCGCGGGAACACGGCGCAGGCGGAAAAGGACGAGCTTCGCGCCGAGGAGTTCCAGAAGCTGGCGCGCGACCGCTGA